ATCTCATCGTGTCGTTCTCACTTTTGAAGGTCTGTTAAAAGTCTGGGGCCTCTTATCTCAACGGCTGTGGAAGTGAGTTTGGGGTGAGAAAGGGGGGGGGAGGTCTGTGGGTGTCTCTTTTGCCTGAGGAGTTGGAGACACTTGTGGAAAAGTCAGGCCCTTTTCGCTCCGGCGGCCGCTCGGGTGTGGGGCTGGCTTGGGttagacacatgcacacatacaccatAGAGCTCTGCTTTCCCGTAGCAGCTgctgcctctgcctctgcctctcccGCCTCAGCCTCTCTGcccggcacacacacacattcagattTGCGCGCTGTTTCAATCCTTGATGACGTGTCCCCGGAGACAGCCAATAGCAGGCGGGCTCTGGTCAGGACAATGGGAGGTATCGGGCCAATGAGCGAGCCCCGTGAGTTGGCGGTAGCCAATAGGCGCGGCGCTGGCTGGAGAGTAATGTTACAGAGCGGAGAGAGTGAGGAGGCTGCGTCTGGCTCCCGCTCTCACAGCCATTGCAGTACATTGAGCTCCATAGAGACAGCGCCGGGGCAAGTGAGAGCCGGACGGGCACTGGGCGACTCTGTGCCTCGCGGAGGGTGAGTCCGGGGCAGCGCCGCGGCGGGGAGAGCGCCTCCGGCAGCTCCTCAGCCCGCGCGGCGGCCGGATCCCCGCGGCCGGGAGCCGGCGGGTCAGGATCCACACAAAGGCAAATGAGGGGGGACCGTGGGGGGAAACTGCGCACGGAGCGAGCCTCCCCTCGGGCGCCGGGAGCCCTGCCCCGCGCCGGAGCCCCGGCCCCCGGGGCCGCCTGAGGCGCCGCGAGCCCCGAGCCCCGCGAGTTTCCACCCCCGGCGGCGTCCGCGCTGACTggcgcaaaaaaaaaaaaaaaatttttttttccattaaaaaaaaatttttttaacgtGTTTTTGAACCCCCGGGGCCGAGCGTTCGGGCGGCCGGCGTGCGCGGGGGGCGGCGGGCcgccgggcgggcgggcggcgctTCACGGCTGCATTGGCCGCCGCAGAGCCGGGCGCCGGCGGCGAGCGGGCGAGCGagcgcgggcgggcgggcgctgcgggcgggcggcggcgcggggccggggccgggggcggCGGCGCGGGGCCGGGCCCGCCGGCCTGAGCCCGAGCCCGGGGCCGGGCGCGGCGGCCGGGCGGCGGGGGGGAGCGGCGCCGCGGCGCTCGCTGGATAACATGGCTGACTCGGCCCGGCGCTGCTGGCTGGAGAGAAAACAAGGCGGGCGCGGGCGGGGGGGAAGCTGGGCGCAGCAGTTCcgaggcaacttttttttttcctcttctgccaGCCCCGCGTCCCCCCGAGTGCGGGGGCGGCGGGCCGCGCGGAGGGAGACGGGGAGCGGCGGGCCGGGGGCGCCTCCCGAGGCGGGGGCccccacctcacacacacacaccgcggacgggggagggggagggtccggccgcgcgccccccgcccctccccccggcCGTCATGGCCGAGTGTGTGCGCCAGAGCGCGCCGCGCACCCCGCCCGCCGGCGCTCGCACTCACTCTCGCACACTCACTCTcgcgcacacactcacacacatacacacacaaagggaaGGAGCCATATTCTCTCGCTCGCCctcgcggcggcggcggcgcaggCGGGGAAGACGCGCAGCGGCCATTCCGTGCGCGCCGGCCCCGGCGGCCGCGGGCGGAGCCAGCCCCCATTTCGAGCGGGGCTGCTCCCTCCGCCGAGCCGACAAAATGGGGGAGGCCGACGGGCCTGCGCGGGGCGGCGGGCGCACGTGGCGGGCCCCGCGCGCGGGGATCCGGGCCTGAAGGCCCGGTCGCcgctcccccccccgccccgggggGGTGGCGGCCTCCCAGCGCGCGGCCCCGAAGTTGGCGGGCGGGCGGGAGTAAGGGGGCCCGGGTGGCGGGAAGGTGTGCGAAGCCCGCCCCGCGCGGCGCCCCAACTTTTCAGagcttaaaaatatatgtgtatatatatattccccgggtgggggcggggggcagcccGAGCCACGAGCAGGAGTGGCTTTTGTCCCTCATCGTTGTTTACTCGAAGAAACTTCAGACCGGACGTGTTTAGTCAGAACCGAAATACATCTCGGGGCCAAACCGATAGGAAGCGAGGCTGCCTGGCGGTGGCAGCCGCGCAAATAGCACCGCCAACCCcccacaccaccccacccccagcctgggtCCGAGCTGCCGCTTCCACGGTCCCTCCTCCCGGCAAAGTTTTGTGCCgagaagagaatattttaaagcaatcatGGGGAAAACTTTAGACGAGCGGGGAATCTGGCCCGTAATCCGGAAAGGTCTACTCAACTTTGGCTCTTACCTACTCCTTACGTAGCTGCATGAATCTGCAGCATTCCTTTTCTGACCTTTGGGTTTGTTGATTAATAATGATttcttacatgaaaaaaaaaaattttaatgaccaCTTAGGTATTACATTCAAAACAGATGCAGGGAGATAATTCACAAATACGGTATGAGTGTACCATTGTGTCTACACTTTCTTTGAGATCCCACTGAAGGACCGTTTATTGGGTTGGTGCAGACTCTTCTAGGAATTGTCCATCCCTGACATTTTCTTTGATATTGTGAGGGGTTGTTGCCAAGGCCGTGTTTAATAACCAGTGCCATGCTGTTCATTGACTCCCCAAGAAGTTAGAGTGCTCTTCGGTGCCATAAATTTCATTGTTAACATTAAActtgtgttttttttattttttagaaaaataattaaacatggGCAAAGGAGATCCTAAGAAGCCGAGAGGCAAAATGTCATCATATGCATTCTTTGTGCAAACTTGCCGGGAGGAGCACAAGAAGAAGCACCCGGATGCTTCTGTCAACTTCTCAGAGTTTTCTAAGAAGTGCTCAGAGAGGTGGAAGGTAAGAGGGCTGAAAACCTACTGAGTAGGCAATAAAGGCTGAATTCCAAattgcgatttttttttttttttaaagcttcggTACAATTTGCAAATGTGGGTGTTGATGTCGGAACAGGTTACTAAATATTTAGCAAAGGATACtgcattttattcatttccatACTTCACAATTGGTTAAAATTTTGTTAACTCATGTaagtttacaattttttttttttacagaccaTGTCTgctaaagagaaaggaaaatttgaaGACATGGCAAAGGCGGACAAGGCCCgttatgaaagagaaatgaaaacttatattcCTCCTAAAggggaaacaaaaaagaagttcAAGGATCCCAATGCACCTAAGAGGCCTCCGTAAGTATCTTGCCTGTTTTGATTTTTCAGGAAGTATTTTATTGTAGACAAATTTAGCAGGCCACCCTGTGGATCTCCAGTCTGTAATCAAAGTTTCTTAGCTAACTGGTATtggtatatttaaattttgtaaaatttctcTTGGGTGGCAGTTTTAGTTAGAGCGGTGAAATTAGATACTGACCTCACCCAATATGTCTCCTAAATGtagttttgattcttttttatttcttgagaaaTCATAAGAGTAATTGCAGAATGTTCATTTGGAAtactaataaataatatatgttcaACTAGTAATGTTGTAAGTTAAAATAACTGTGTAAATTAAGTCTAGTGAGGGATATTTAGCATTTTATAACATGATACCCTGTCAGATATGTGGTAGAAATTAGAAGTGGCTTTTATATAGCAGTACAACACAGTTGTTGGTAAACCTGCAATTCTAAACTTAAATCTCTCCTTTTAGTTCggcctttttcttgttttgttctgAGTATCGTCCAAAAATCAAAGGCGAACATCCTGGCCTGTCTATTGGTGATGTTGCAAAGAAATTGGGAGAGATGTGGAATAACACTGCTGCGGATGATAAGCAGCCTTATGAGAAGAAGGCTGCTAAGCTGaaggaaaagtatgaaaaggtaaGCAGTGCGGGTTTGGTGTAGCGGTGGAGGAGTATGCCAGATGTTAGATGAACAGCTGTACTTGGTACTGCAGCTTAATTTCCTATTTTATGATTTCTAATAGGTGTGGTGCAGTGTTGAGTATAACAACTATTCAGTGCACCATTAGCTGTAGTCTGCAAGTCCCTTTCCATCTTTCAAAGAATGTAGATCAAATAAATTGTTAAAGTTGTTTGACTTAACATAATTTGCCTTGGGCAAGGGCCATATACACTTAAGCTGGTTTTGTTATTCTCCACCATGTGAATTTATGAAAATTCTGGTAGTCACTTTGAATCAGATAATGTCATTATTTTAACTGTTCAGGCACACAACATAAAAATAGGCTGGACCAAGTAATACAGATCTGTATTGTTCATAAACACCCTGAAACACTTATGTTCTTTCCCTTATATTAAAAACTTGACTAAGttagaaagtttaaaatattttgatctgTACAGTAAATTGATAACAGAAAAAGCTATAACCTCCCCTTAtacttttaattgaaatattaagTAAAGTTAGATTTTAGGTTATTTAGTCATTCTGGAGAAATATATCCATTTCTAGATGTTTCTGAACCTAGTTGCATGCTTGGTGgcagataactttttttttttttttatggagagATTTCCTGCTATGGATTAGGGTCTGTCAGTATAAACCTGTAGAATGCTTTTTTGCATTCAGAAGGTGGCAGTGTCTACCCTTTAATCAGTCTCTACATTCTAGTTTTAATAAACTAAAGTTTGGATGTGGTATATAGTTGTACTTCAGTGAGGCATAGCAATGCAAATATTAGACAATGTCATACCATGAGCTCTGGCTTATTTAGTTATCTCATAATATTTTTATGAGTGTTTGTGAAAGTCCAAGTTGGTGTGAATCTTCAGATAAATGGTATTTTAGTGTATCTGAGTCCTTGTTTTTTCCATAAAGTTTTGCCTGTTACTTTTATTTCTCCCATTACTTAACTGTTTGGTCTTTCGTCCCACTTTCTTCCTGCCTTTATTTTGGAAGGATATTGCCGCATACCGAGCTAAAGGGAAGCCTGATGCAGCAAAAAAGGGAGTTGTCAAGGCtgaaaagagcaagaaaaagaaggaagaggaggaagatgaggaagatgaagaggatgaggaggaggaagaagatgaagaggatgaggaggaggaagaagatgatgatgatgaataaGTTGGTTCTAgcgcagttttttgtttttttttttttcttgtctataaAGCATTTAACCCCCCTGTACACAACTCactccttttaaagaaaaaaaaattgaaatgtaagGCTGTGtaagatttgtttttaaactgtacagtgtctttttttgtatagttaacACACTACCGAATGTGTCTTTAGATAGCCCTGTCCTGGTGGTATTTTCAATAGCCACTAACCTTGCCTGGTACAGTATGGGGGTTGTAAATTGGCATGGAAATTTAAAGCAGGTTCTTGTTGGTGCACAGCACAAATTAGTTATATATGGGGATGGTAGTTTTTTCATCTTCAGTTGTCTCTGATGCAGCTTATACGAATAATTGTTGTTCTGTTAACTGAATACCACTCTGtaattgcaaaaaaaagaaaaagaaaaaaagttgcagCTGTTTTGTTGACATTCTGAATGCTTCtaagtaaatacaattttttttattagtaTTGTTGTCCTTTTCATAGGTCTGGAAATTTTTCTTAAGGGGAAGCTAGTCTTTTGCTTTTGCCCATTTTGGATCACACGGAATTACCACACTGTTTATCTTTCATATAGTTAGCTGATAAAAAGCTTTTGTCTGCACACCCTGCATACCCATGATGAGGGTAATAAAAGTTGAATTGAGACACCTTTCATCCATAACTGAAACTTCAGTCTTGACCAGTTGATAGCGGATTTCACATAGCCCAGTTACATTTACCAAGTGAAGAGTAACCAATCTATTCACAGCACGGGATTACTAGAATCAAACATTTTGAAAGTCTGTCCTTGAAGGACTAATAGAAAAGTATGTTCTAATCTTTACATGAGGACTCTACACTCTTTAACTCCCATTACCATGTAATGGCAGTTATATTTGCAGTTCCCACGTTAAAGACCCGAGAATGTATCCCCAAAAGCGTGAGCTTAAAATACAAGACTGCCATATTGTTTTTTTGTCGATGATTGTCCCAGCAAAGGCTCTGGGAAAAAGTGCTGGCTGTAAATGTCTTCTCCTTCTTATCCAAGTAGAGATTGTTTAGGAAACTTGAGACCCTTGGTTAaaggtatttttaattaattgggctgactttaaaagttatataccacattttaaatCAGGTATATCTTCCTGTATTATGGTTTGCCCCTTTATAAATCGAATAGACAAGGGAGGAAGACACTTTGTATTTCAGTATGAATTAACTGATTTATTTGAATTTGACTTTTCTTTACAAAACTCCAGCTCATTCATTAGGGTCATATGTTTATCTGCTTAGCAGTTTAGGGAACAATTTGGCAATTTTGTGGTTTTTGAGATTATTGTTCTCTTAAAGTGCCAGTGTTTTAAAATAGCGTTCTTGTAATTTTACACGCTTTTGTGATGGAGTGctgttttgttatataatttTGACTTGGATTCTTTCCATTTGCATTTGTTTATGTAATTTCAGGAGGAATACTGAACATCTGAGTCCTGGATGATACTAATAAACTAATAATTGCAGAGGTTTTAAATATTAGTTAAATGGCTTTCACTTAAGATTTttgttatatacatattttatcttAATATCTCTTAGCAACATCCTTTAAGTGTAAGGGCTGCCAAagtttatccttttaaaaatactcacTTCACCCTTATAAATAGGTTAATGGGCTGATAAAAAAAGATTTCCATGAGACGTTCCATGTGTTCTCAGGCTGCTATCTATAAATTAGGAAAAAACTAATTTTGCTTCCAGACTACTGAGTAAGATAGTTTTCCAAAGCAAGGTACATGTAAGTAAAAAGCAGAATAGTGATTATAAATCTAAACTTCCCTTTTCTAAGCTAAAGGAGAGGACATCAAAGGAAGGCTGAAATTgtcaaaatttatcaaatttttgGTCAAGAGGAACAAGGCGTTATCTCTGATTTACATGCAAGTTTCCTATAGCTATAGAAATTGTTGCTAGTAGGCAATCCTAAATGGGTAAATTCTGCCCTGAGGAACTTAAGTGGGTATTATGTGGCAGGAGATGTTGAGAATGGGAACAAGGATTTTTTCAGGTTAACTAACTGGATTCAGGTCTTGACAGGAAGACATGGACAAAAACCCTCTTAAATCTTCAGACATACTAGCTCTTCAGTATTCAAAAGTACACCCTGAAACTTTGGTATCCAAAATGCAAATAAAGGGAGGTAGGAGgcaatttaaataatttagtgGAAAACCCTTGTTTAACTGGAGatggttttttaaaagttaacgcAGAGGAACTATTTCAATGTTTAGAAACAGTTACAGCACTATGGGTTATAAAGATTTTCTTCACATCAGATTAAACTATagtattttctgcattttaaaaattgataaaattgGCATACTGATTTAAAAACTAATTGTTTTCCTAAAGGTTGGGAGGTATTGGCTGGTTAGTTACTATGATTGTCCTTTTGGCCTTGCTATCAGTTACTGATATTTGCTGTATTAATTTTCTTAATCTGGAAATTGTGTCCTGTGCACCACAGGGGTAATACTCAAATGATAAAAGGTGAAAAGTGCCCGAGTGACAAGATGTTCAGCAAATACTTCCTTCACAGCCTGGGGGATTTTTTCAGTATTGTTAGACATTAGGGTAGTATCCAGCTGTATTGAAGATGCACTGGAAATATAAGACAGAAATTTCTGAATGGAAAGTGTGGGCAACTCCCTTGCTTGGCATCATATAAACCATGACAGAAGTTCAAATTTAGGTCTGTTCAGTGTAACAGGCCTCAAAGTGCCTGAAATACCTCTTTCAATACCAGCCAGGTACTTTCTGCATAGGATGGTATAACTATAAATTAGCACAAACCCATTACAGTTTACATCTTGGGATTAACTGCTGCTCAAGTGTGAACCATTGGCTAGTAACTAGTCTGTTAAGTggtaacttatttaaaaaatttttttcacattgatGCATTGTCATTTTCTGTAAATTGACTCTTGAAATGcttttaaaacaacataaaagCTAGGAAACTCTGGATACCTATGCAACAAGAGATGCAAGCTGGTTCACTGGCCCGCTTGTTAACAGCGAAGACATGAACAGTGCTAACACTTGCCAGAACTTGGGAAGTTCCCTGGGTCTAAGCCAAGTTGGTCTGTGGAGTAAGTAACAAGGCAAAACGGGTCTGCTCTAGGAACACTGCTATTTAACAGTACACCCTGGCTCAGGACATGGGATGACAGGCATAATTTAATGGGCCATACTCCAGAATATGCCCACACCTTCTAGTAGGTTTTGGTCTGGAATCACAGCTGCCAGTAAAAATGAAGGTCACTCAGTGTCtgacttttcgaccccatgaactatatgcccaccaggctcctctgtccacaggattctccagcaagaacactggagtgagtagccattccctt
The sequence above is drawn from the Bos javanicus breed banteng chromosome 12, ARS-OSU_banteng_1.0, whole genome shotgun sequence genome and encodes:
- the HMGB1 gene encoding high mobility group protein B1, giving the protein MGKGDPKKPRGKMSSYAFFVQTCREEHKKKHPDASVNFSEFSKKCSERWKTMSAKEKGKFEDMAKADKARYEREMKTYIPPKGETKKKFKDPNAPKRPPSAFFLFCSEYRPKIKGEHPGLSIGDVAKKLGEMWNNTAADDKQPYEKKAAKLKEKYEKDIAAYRAKGKPDAAKKGVVKAEKSKKKKEEEEDEEDEEDEEEEEDEEDEEEEEDDDDE